From Virgibacillus natechei, the proteins below share one genomic window:
- the ychF gene encoding redox-regulated ATPase YchF — protein sequence MSLTAGIVGLPNVGKSTLFNAITQAGVEAANYPFATIDPNVGIVEVPDNRLNKLTEIVKPKKTVPTAFEFTDIAGIVEGASKGEGLGNQFLSHIRQVDAICQVVRCFHDDNITHVSGQVDPIDDIEIINLELILADLETVNKRMQRVEKLARQKDKDALAELDILHALKTGLEEEKSARALEFTEEQWKIVRGLHLLTSKPTLYVANVNEDEIADPDANENVQRVKEFAANEGAEVIVVCAKIESEIAELDQEEKEMYLEELGIPESGLDQLIKASYHLLGLGTYFTAGEQEVRAWTFRKGIKAPQAAGIIHTDFERGFIRAETVSYDDLMDAGAMAQAREKGNVRLEGKEYFVKDGDVIHFRFNV from the coding sequence ATGTCTTTGACAGCAGGAATTGTCGGGCTTCCCAACGTAGGGAAATCTACGTTATTTAATGCCATCACACAAGCTGGGGTAGAAGCAGCAAATTATCCGTTTGCTACGATCGATCCTAATGTTGGTATTGTAGAAGTTCCGGACAATCGCTTAAATAAATTAACAGAAATAGTAAAACCGAAAAAAACAGTACCAACAGCATTTGAATTCACAGATATTGCAGGTATTGTCGAAGGTGCAAGTAAAGGGGAAGGACTGGGGAACCAATTTCTGTCTCATATTCGTCAAGTTGACGCAATTTGCCAAGTGGTGCGTTGTTTCCATGATGATAATATTACGCATGTGTCTGGTCAAGTCGATCCAATTGATGATATTGAAATCATTAATCTGGAGTTAATTTTAGCTGACTTGGAAACGGTCAACAAGCGAATGCAGCGTGTTGAAAAATTAGCAAGGCAGAAGGACAAGGATGCATTAGCAGAACTAGACATTCTTCATGCGTTGAAAACAGGCCTTGAAGAAGAAAAATCTGCACGAGCATTGGAGTTTACGGAAGAACAGTGGAAGATTGTGAGAGGACTTCATTTATTAACAAGCAAACCAACATTGTATGTCGCAAATGTGAATGAAGACGAAATTGCGGATCCAGACGCGAACGAAAATGTGCAGCGAGTAAAAGAATTTGCAGCGAATGAAGGTGCAGAAGTAATTGTCGTTTGTGCGAAGATTGAATCAGAAATTGCTGAGCTTGATCAAGAGGAAAAGGAAATGTATCTAGAGGAGCTGGGCATTCCTGAATCTGGCTTGGACCAACTTATTAAAGCTTCTTATCATTTATTAGGCCTGGGTACGTATTTCACGGCAGGTGAGCAGGAAGTGCGTGCATGGACATTCCGTAAAGGTATTAAAGCACCACAAGCAGCTGGGATTATCCACACGGATTTTGAGAGAGGATTCATTCGTGCAGAAACGGTTTCCTATGATGATTTAATGGATGCAGGTGCAATGGCGCAGGCGCGTGAAAAAGGAAATGTTCGATTGGAAGGCAAGGAATATTTCGTCAAAGATGGCGATGTTATTCACTTCCGTTTTAACGTTTAA
- a CDS encoding DUF951 domain-containing protein, producing MPDKQFGLNDVVEMKKPHPCGENHWKIIRMGMDIRIKCLGCDHSVMIPRREFSKKMKKVLEKAEE from the coding sequence ATGCCGGATAAACAATTTGGATTAAATGATGTAGTAGAAATGAAAAAGCCCCATCCATGCGGGGAAAATCACTGGAAAATAATTCGGATGGGAATGGATATAAGAATTAAATGTCTGGGTTGTGATCACAGTGTGATGATCCCGCGCAGGGAATTTTCAAAGAAGATGAAGAAAGTACTGGAAAAAGCAGAAGAATAA
- the ssb gene encoding single-stranded DNA-binding protein has protein sequence MLNRVVLVGRLTKDPDLRYTPNGVAVANFTIAVNRPFTNQQGERDADFINCVVWRRPAENLANYMKKGSQIGVDGRLQSRTFEGQDGKTVFVTEVVADSVQFLESKGASSPDRGQDTSGFQQNRNQFPNQNQNQNQNQEDPFKTNGEPIDISDDDLPF, from the coding sequence ATGTTAAATCGTGTCGTACTTGTTGGCAGGTTAACGAAGGATCCTGATCTACGTTATACACCAAACGGAGTAGCAGTAGCTAATTTTACCATTGCAGTTAATCGACCATTTACCAATCAACAAGGTGAACGTGATGCAGACTTTATTAACTGTGTCGTGTGGCGCAGACCGGCTGAAAACCTTGCCAACTATATGAAAAAAGGTAGTCAGATTGGTGTTGATGGCCGTCTTCAATCACGTACATTTGAAGGACAAGATGGTAAGACCGTATTTGTAACAGAAGTCGTTGCAGACAGTGTGCAATTTCTAGAATCAAAAGGTGCCTCATCTCCGGATAGGGGACAAGACACATCAGGATTCCAGCAAAATAGAAATCAGTTTCCGAATCAGAACCAAAATCAGAACCAAAATCAAGAGGACCCATTTAAAACGAATGGAGAGCCTATCGATATATCAGATGATGATTTACCATTTTAA
- a CDS encoding DUF554 domain-containing protein codes for MVLYGTLVNAVFIIIGSLLGLFFTKIPERYKETVMHGIGLAVILIGLQMAFETEVIIVVLLSLLTGAIIGEWLHLEEGLNRLGSWIGSKFTTKNSDFSIAQGFVTASLIFVIGAMSVIGALDSGLRGDHEILITKGVIDGFVGLVLTTTLGFGVIFSVIPVLLYQGAIALLATQIDQWLPAAFLNGMIVELTAVGGLLILAIGLNLLKITQIRIGNLLPSIATVGIIYYIYQLM; via the coding sequence ATGGTTTTGTACGGGACGCTCGTCAATGCAGTATTTATTATAATAGGTAGTTTACTTGGATTGTTTTTCACTAAGATACCAGAGAGATATAAAGAAACAGTCATGCATGGAATTGGGCTAGCGGTAATATTGATAGGACTACAGATGGCTTTTGAAACAGAAGTCATTATTGTTGTGTTGTTGAGTCTGCTTACGGGGGCAATAATTGGTGAATGGCTCCACTTGGAAGAAGGGTTAAACCGGTTGGGGTCTTGGATTGGTAGCAAATTCACAACAAAAAATAGTGATTTCAGTATTGCGCAAGGATTTGTCACAGCTTCACTAATATTTGTTATTGGAGCCATGTCAGTCATTGGAGCGCTCGATAGCGGACTACGTGGTGATCATGAGATACTAATAACCAAAGGTGTGATTGATGGATTTGTAGGACTTGTATTAACAACAACATTAGGATTTGGTGTTATATTTTCTGTCATACCAGTATTGCTGTATCAAGGAGCGATTGCTTTACTTGCGACTCAAATAGATCAATGGTTGCCGGCTGCATTTTTGAATGGCATGATTGTTGAATTAACTGCAGTAGGGGGCCTTTTGATTTTAGCCATTGGGCTTAATTTATTAAAAATAACACAGATTAGAATAGGGAATCTACTACCATCGATCGCGACCGTTGGAATAATCTATTATATCTATCAACTCATGTAA
- the yyaC gene encoding spore protease YyaC codes for MNLINRFRPKSDSLRMLHNDTDLLTAMGEKIISWLPEFPRDYVAVCIGTDRSTGDALGPLTGTFFSEMKPKHITIYGTLHEPVHAMNLENYIKLINNNHKNPYIIAIDACLGKNNSVGYLITGNGPIKPGAALNKPLPPIGDLYITGVVNVSGFMEQVILQNTRLSVVTDMSKQIASLLNLIDERMKHNYSLPSVIIEKDRQKMI; via the coding sequence ATGAATCTAATAAATCGTTTCAGGCCAAAAAGTGATAGTCTACGAATGCTACATAACGACACGGACCTACTTACAGCAATGGGAGAAAAAATAATTTCATGGCTTCCTGAGTTCCCTCGTGATTACGTTGCTGTCTGCATTGGAACTGATCGTTCTACTGGTGATGCACTGGGACCATTAACGGGAACATTTTTTTCGGAAATGAAACCGAAGCATATAACCATCTATGGAACATTACATGAGCCTGTTCATGCGATGAATCTAGAGAATTATATAAAGCTGATTAACAACAACCATAAAAACCCTTATATTATTGCAATAGATGCATGTCTCGGAAAAAATAACTCTGTAGGGTACCTTATTACTGGAAATGGCCCAATTAAGCCTGGTGCCGCTTTAAACAAGCCTCTTCCACCAATCGGTGATCTTTATATCACTGGCGTGGTTAATGTTAGTGGTTTTATGGAACAAGTGATCTTACAAAACACAAGACTTTCAGTTGTAACAGATATGTCTAAACAAATAGCAAGCCTACTAAATCTAATTGACGAGCGTATGAAGCATAATTACTCCTTGCCATCCGTTATTATAGAAAAAGATAGACAGAAAATGATTTAA
- a CDS encoding ParB/RepB/Spo0J family partition protein: MAKGLGKGINALFPDIEKQEEDTIHEIAIAECRPNPYQPRKTFQADSIEELKDSILEYGIIQPLIVRKSIKGYEIVVGERRYRAAKEAGLESVPAVVKELTDEKMMELGLLENLQREDLTPIEEAHAYANLMNELKITQDELSKRLGKSRSHIANIVRLLSLPEQVIASINNGELSMGHGRALLGLKEKENLVPLVNKVRKENLNVRQVEQLIIQLNEEPTKKKEKPKKDVFLQERETVLRDHLGTAVNIHRGKRKGKIEIEFYTDDDLERIIDVLENK, translated from the coding sequence ATGGCGAAAGGGTTGGGTAAAGGTATTAATGCACTGTTTCCTGACATTGAGAAGCAAGAAGAGGATACTATTCACGAAATTGCTATTGCTGAATGTAGACCAAATCCTTATCAACCAAGAAAGACCTTTCAAGCAGATTCAATAGAAGAGTTAAAAGATTCTATTTTGGAATATGGAATAATTCAGCCATTAATCGTTCGAAAAAGTATAAAAGGCTATGAAATTGTAGTAGGGGAAAGGCGTTATAGAGCTGCAAAAGAAGCAGGGTTGGAAAGCGTTCCAGCAGTTGTTAAAGAACTTACGGATGAGAAAATGATGGAACTTGGTTTATTGGAAAACCTGCAACGTGAGGATCTAACGCCAATAGAAGAAGCTCATGCATATGCTAACCTGATGAACGAATTAAAAATAACACAAGATGAATTATCAAAGCGTTTAGGCAAGAGTCGCTCGCATATAGCTAATATTGTGCGTTTGCTATCTTTACCTGAACAAGTTATTGCTTCCATTAATAATGGTGAACTTTCCATGGGTCATGGTCGAGCATTATTGGGGTTAAAGGAAAAAGAGAACTTAGTTCCATTAGTTAATAAAGTGCGTAAGGAAAACTTAAATGTTAGACAGGTTGAACAGCTTATTATCCAATTGAACGAAGAACCAACTAAGAAAAAAGAAAAGCCTAAAAAAGACGTTTTTTTACAGGAAAGAGAAACGGTGTTAAGGGATCATTTAGGTACAGCAGTTAATATTCATCGTGGTAAACGAAAAGGGAAGATTGAAATTGAATTTTATACCGACGATGATTTGGAAAGAATTATTGATGTTTTAGAAAACAAGTAA
- a CDS encoding mechanosensitive ion channel family protein: MDTMNEQFISLWDYITGPELWLTVGTGILRIIIILLLAVIIVRVSKKVVNRLFVNRGRGPIRITERRENTLKKLIKSVVAYVVYFIAFIMILDNVLGFEIGPLLAGAGVAGLAIGFGAQNLVRDIISGFFIIFEDQFSVGDYVAIAGIEGTVEEIGLRTTQVLSWTGEMNVLPNGVVTQVTNYSVHNGLSIVDINIPYESNVADAERIINEVAATLPEKHDFIVGVPEIIGVQNLEVSHFVIRVIADTLPGFQWAGERNIRREVQDQLYKEGIEIPAPRVVMYNRDDKETFLEQNREREQ; this comes from the coding sequence ATGGATACAATGAATGAACAATTTATATCCTTATGGGATTATATTACCGGGCCGGAACTTTGGCTTACGGTAGGAACGGGTATTTTAAGAATAATCATCATCTTACTTTTAGCAGTAATAATTGTGCGAGTCAGCAAGAAAGTTGTTAATCGTCTTTTTGTAAATAGAGGAAGAGGCCCAATACGCATTACGGAACGCAGGGAAAATACACTTAAAAAACTAATTAAAAGTGTTGTCGCATATGTTGTTTATTTTATTGCCTTTATCATGATTCTGGACAATGTATTGGGATTCGAAATAGGTCCATTATTAGCAGGTGCAGGCGTTGCTGGTCTAGCAATTGGTTTTGGCGCACAGAACTTAGTTCGTGATATTATTTCAGGGTTCTTTATCATTTTTGAAGACCAATTCTCTGTTGGAGATTATGTGGCAATAGCTGGTATTGAAGGAACGGTGGAAGAAATCGGACTTCGTACAACACAGGTTCTAAGCTGGACAGGGGAAATGAATGTCTTACCAAATGGAGTCGTTACACAGGTTACCAATTATTCCGTTCATAACGGCTTATCAATCGTAGATATTAATATTCCATATGAGAGCAATGTAGCAGATGCAGAGCGTATTATTAATGAAGTAGCAGCTACACTACCAGAAAAACATGACTTTATAGTTGGGGTTCCGGAGATTATTGGTGTACAGAACCTAGAAGTATCTCATTTTGTTATTCGTGTTATCGCGGATACATTACCTGGTTTTCAGTGGGCTGGAGAACGAAATATTCGCAGAGAAGTGCAGGATCAATTATATAAAGAAGGTATTGAAATTCCAGCACCACGTGTTGTGATGTATAATCGAGATGATAAGGAAACGTTCTTGGAACAAAATCGAGAGCGCGAGCAGTAA
- the noc gene encoding nucleoid occlusion protein has protein sequence MVRPFSRVFGLGDKADSESEEIYHPDEVMQLPVNKIEPNRYQPRSIFNDEKINELAQTIHTHGMIQPIIVRKLEGETDNYELIAGERRWRAVQTLEWENVSAIIREMSETETASVALIENLQREELTVIEEATAYNQLLELHSLTQEALAQRLGKNQSTIANKLRLLKLPEQVQQSILNKEITERHARALIKINDPEKQVKVLQEILDHDLNVKQTEERIMKLQNPDEIEKKKKRNKLKGFNKDVRIAMNTIRQSLTMVSDTGVDVESDEKELDDYYQITIKIPKNK, from the coding sequence ATGGTACGTCCTTTTAGTCGAGTTTTTGGTTTAGGGGATAAGGCAGATTCTGAATCAGAAGAAATCTATCATCCAGATGAAGTAATGCAACTCCCTGTTAATAAAATTGAACCCAATCGGTATCAACCAAGATCGATTTTTAACGATGAAAAAATAAATGAATTAGCTCAGACGATTCATACACATGGAATGATCCAACCAATTATTGTTCGGAAGTTGGAGGGGGAAACCGATAATTATGAGCTTATTGCTGGTGAGCGAAGGTGGCGCGCTGTTCAAACACTAGAATGGGAAAATGTTTCTGCGATCATTCGTGAAATGTCTGAAACTGAAACGGCTTCTGTAGCTTTAATTGAAAACCTTCAACGCGAAGAGTTAACCGTAATTGAAGAAGCTACTGCTTACAACCAATTATTGGAACTTCATTCATTAACACAAGAAGCATTAGCTCAAAGGTTAGGAAAAAACCAATCTACCATAGCAAATAAACTGCGTTTACTTAAACTTCCAGAACAGGTGCAGCAATCGATTTTAAATAAAGAAATCACAGAGCGTCATGCTCGTGCTTTAATTAAAATAAATGATCCAGAAAAACAAGTTAAGGTATTACAAGAAATTTTGGATCATGATTTAAATGTAAAACAAACAGAAGAACGAATCATGAAGCTGCAAAATCCCGATGAAATAGAAAAAAAGAAAAAGCGAAACAAGCTAAAAGGTTTTAATAAAGATGTAAGAATTGCAATGAATACAATACGTCAATCCTTAACGATGGTTTCTGATACTGGGGTAGATGTAGAATCAGATGAAAAAGAACTTGATGATTACTATCAAATAACAATTAAAATCCCTAAAAATAAATAA
- the rsmG gene encoding 16S rRNA (guanine(527)-N(7))-methyltransferase RsmG has translation MNPEQFREALVEQGIELSDHQMNQFAMYYQVLVDWNEKINLTSITDEDEVYLKHFYDSISVAFHYDFTGDISICDVGAGAGFPSLPLHICFPNLHVSIVDSLQKRIGFLNHLAAELELHNVAFYHDRAENFGKNNTFRETFDVVTARAVAKLSVLSELCLPLVRKNGDFIAMKGAQATEELADAKPAIERLGGETTKHRTFTLPKEESGRSIVVVNKKGKTPKKYPRKAGTPNKDPIG, from the coding sequence ATGAATCCAGAACAATTCAGAGAAGCATTGGTTGAACAAGGAATTGAACTAAGTGATCATCAAATGAATCAATTTGCTATGTATTATCAAGTGCTAGTAGATTGGAATGAAAAAATAAATCTAACTTCTATTACCGATGAGGATGAGGTTTATTTGAAACACTTCTACGACTCTATATCGGTGGCATTTCATTATGATTTTACGGGAGATATTTCTATTTGTGATGTGGGGGCTGGAGCTGGATTCCCAAGCCTCCCACTTCACATCTGTTTCCCAAATTTACATGTTTCGATCGTGGATTCGTTACAGAAACGAATTGGCTTTCTAAACCACTTAGCAGCGGAACTTGAACTCCATAATGTTGCATTCTATCATGATCGCGCAGAAAATTTCGGTAAAAACAATACATTTAGAGAGACATTTGATGTTGTTACAGCAAGAGCTGTTGCGAAATTGTCCGTGTTAAGTGAATTATGCTTACCTCTAGTTAGGAAAAATGGTGACTTTATTGCGATGAAGGGTGCTCAAGCAACGGAGGAATTAGCGGATGCAAAACCTGCAATTGAACGATTGGGTGGAGAAACAACCAAACACCGCACATTTACTTTGCCTAAAGAGGAAAGCGGAAGGTCCATCGTTGTTGTGAATAAAAAAGGGAAAACTCCTAAAAAGTATCCTAGAAAAGCTGGCACACCAAATAAAGATCCAATTGGATAA
- the rpsR gene encoding 30S ribosomal protein S18, which translates to MAARRGRPKRRKVCYFTANGITHIDYKDVDLLRRFVSERGKILPRRVTGTSAKYQRKLTKAIKRARTMALLPFVAEE; encoded by the coding sequence ATGGCAGCTCGTCGCGGACGTCCAAAACGTCGTAAAGTGTGTTACTTCACAGCAAATGGGATTACACACATTGACTATAAAGATGTTGACTTGCTAAGACGTTTCGTATCCGAACGCGGAAAAATTCTTCCACGTCGTGTTACTGGAACATCTGCAAAATATCAACGTAAACTTACAAAAGCAATAAAACGTGCTCGTACAATGGCATTATTGCCGTTTGTAGCAGAAGAATAA
- a CDS encoding YkvI family membrane protein: MWSAGIKWMFLIIGTTIGAGYASGRELWQFFGHESGLAILLFVIFFSASCGVILKISYERKSTQYLPVLRKIVGSKLTGVYDVMIFFYLYTTTVIMIAGSGAAGQVFNISYWWGIVMMAIALIILFLKDINGLLAMNQIILPLLLGGLLFILLMFTFDQQLALFSHWHEQRNWTAAFPFTALNILPLIAVLGAIGNKIGSKQEIWIACIGSGLILGVISYIYNNSLIQIADEILLYEIPLFAILKNYPFEILIVMTLLLWFAIFTTAASGILGIVTRIKDFFKKPLWLIVVVTLATMIPLTTLGFSTLVSYIYPAYGILNLYVLTRLLLYPIWNKMEK; the protein is encoded by the coding sequence ATGTGGAGTGCTGGGATTAAATGGATGTTTTTAATTATCGGAACAACAATTGGAGCGGGGTATGCATCAGGAAGGGAGTTATGGCAATTTTTTGGTCATGAAAGTGGACTGGCTATTCTGTTGTTTGTTATTTTCTTTTCGGCGTCTTGTGGTGTGATATTGAAGATTAGCTATGAACGAAAGTCAACGCAGTATCTACCAGTATTACGAAAAATTGTAGGCAGTAAATTAACGGGAGTTTATGATGTAATGATATTTTTTTATTTGTATACGACTACCGTTATTATGATCGCTGGAAGTGGTGCGGCTGGACAAGTGTTTAATATATCCTACTGGTGGGGTATAGTGATGATGGCTATTGCTTTGATCATTTTATTTTTGAAGGATATCAATGGTCTGTTAGCGATGAATCAAATCATATTGCCGTTATTGCTTGGTGGGCTTTTATTTATTTTATTAATGTTTACCTTTGATCAGCAATTGGCATTATTTTCTCATTGGCATGAACAACGAAACTGGACAGCTGCTTTTCCTTTTACGGCACTTAATATACTCCCATTAATTGCAGTATTAGGCGCTATTGGCAATAAGATTGGTTCCAAACAGGAAATATGGATTGCTTGTATTGGTAGTGGGCTTATATTAGGGGTGATATCGTACATTTACAACAATAGTTTAATTCAAATAGCGGATGAAATTCTCTTGTATGAAATTCCGTTATTTGCCATCCTCAAAAATTATCCATTTGAGATACTTATAGTTATGACCTTGCTTCTCTGGTTCGCAATATTTACTACCGCTGCATCCGGAATCTTGGGGATCGTAACAAGAATAAAAGATTTCTTTAAAAAGCCTTTATGGTTGATTGTAGTAGTGACCTTAGCTACAATGATTCCATTAACAACATTAGGTTTTTCAACGTTAGTAAGCTATATTTATCCAGCATACGGAATACTGAATTTATACGTACTTACTCGATTATTGTTATACCCGATATGGAATAAAATGGAAAAATAG
- a CDS encoding transporter: protein MQRMIKIGYESLMIILVMFTIITIWTENTYNSMVNLIVWIVFFSDFTIRLLTSKEKWQFIKQNPFHLIAIIPLDQFFQLARIVRLFHLFRLKTITKYYVTPYLEKLTYKSMTIAVSVFLSLLLAASLLIWNLEHFIVTFFDAVSVVCSHLLFFGHQLFVIENVKSIWILTGITIIGVVIQGLALQWFFNKVEEFVKRRKEKKSVSHEVKEIR from the coding sequence ATGCAAAGAATGATAAAAATAGGGTATGAGAGTCTGATGATTATTCTTGTTATGTTTACCATCATCACGATCTGGACGGAAAACACCTATAATTCGATGGTTAATCTTATTGTATGGATTGTATTTTTTAGCGACTTTACAATCCGGCTATTAACGTCTAAGGAAAAATGGCAGTTTATAAAACAAAACCCTTTTCACCTTATAGCTATAATCCCGTTGGATCAATTCTTCCAGTTGGCAAGAATTGTAAGGCTTTTTCATTTATTTCGTTTAAAAACCATTACAAAATACTATGTGACTCCCTATTTGGAAAAACTAACCTATAAATCCATGACAATAGCAGTATCGGTCTTCTTATCATTATTATTGGCTGCATCATTACTTATATGGAATCTCGAACATTTTATAGTAACATTTTTTGATGCCGTATCCGTTGTATGTAGCCATTTATTATTTTTTGGCCATCAGCTATTTGTAATAGAGAATGTCAAATCAATTTGGATATTAACAGGCATAACGATAATTGGAGTTGTTATTCAAGGTTTAGCTTTACAATGGTTCTTTAATAAGGTTGAAGAATTTGTTAAAAGAAGAAAAGAGAAGAAGTCTGTATCTCATGAAGTGAAAGAAATAAGGTAA
- a CDS encoding ParA family protein, with amino-acid sequence MGKIMAIANQKGGVGKTTSSVNLSACLAHLGNRVLIVDIDPQGNATSGVGINKADVNQCIYNVLVEDLPAKEVCVPTSVNNLDIIPATTQLSGAEIELVPIISREIRLKTSLESLKETYDYIIIDCPPSLGLLTINALTSSDTVLIPVQCEYYALEGLSQLLNTIRLVQKHLNNHLMIEGVLLTMLDARTNLGIQVIEEVKKYFQDKVYKSIIPRNVRLGEAPSHGQPIITYDPKSRGADVYLELAKEVIANGERVG; translated from the coding sequence ATGGGTAAAATAATGGCCATAGCAAATCAAAAAGGTGGCGTAGGGAAGACGACTTCATCGGTAAACTTAAGTGCGTGCCTGGCACACTTAGGTAATAGAGTATTAATTGTAGATATTGATCCACAGGGCAACGCTACAAGCGGCGTAGGCATTAATAAAGCAGATGTAAATCAATGCATCTATAATGTTCTAGTAGAGGACTTGCCTGCTAAAGAAGTATGTGTTCCAACAAGTGTAAACAACTTAGATATCATACCTGCAACAACTCAACTTTCTGGAGCAGAAATTGAACTTGTACCGATTATATCACGTGAAATCCGTTTAAAAACATCATTGGAAAGCCTTAAAGAAACATATGATTACATTATTATAGACTGCCCACCATCATTGGGCTTGCTAACGATTAATGCTTTAACATCTTCAGATACCGTACTTATCCCAGTTCAGTGTGAATATTACGCACTTGAAGGTCTAAGTCAACTATTGAATACAATTCGCCTTGTACAAAAGCATTTAAACAATCATTTAATGATTGAAGGCGTATTATTAACGATGTTAGATGCACGAACGAATTTAGGTATACAAGTAATTGAAGAAGTTAAAAAATATTTTCAAGATAAAGTCTATAAATCTATCATCCCGAGGAATGTGCGTTTAGGTGAAGCACCTAGTCATGGACAACCTATTATAACGTACGATCCGAAATCAAGAGGTGCAGATGTATATCTTGAATTAGCAAAGGAAGTGATAGCCAATGGCGAAAGGGTTGGGTAA
- the rpsF gene encoding 30S ribosomal protein S6, giving the protein MRKYEIMYIIRPDIEEEAKTALMERFNNVLTNNGAEIEKVDEKGKKRLAYEIKDYRDGYYVLINFSSDQEAINEFDRLAKFSNDIIRHMTIREDDQ; this is encoded by the coding sequence ATGAGGAAATATGAAATAATGTATATCATTCGCCCAGACATTGAAGAGGAAGCCAAAACAGCTTTAATGGAGCGTTTCAACAACGTTTTAACTAATAATGGCGCGGAGATAGAAAAAGTTGATGAAAAAGGTAAGAAACGTCTTGCTTATGAAATCAAAGACTATCGTGATGGATATTATGTACTCATTAACTTCAGCAGTGATCAAGAAGCAATCAATGAATTTGATCGTTTAGCTAAGTTCTCTAATGATATTATTCGTCATATGACAATCCGAGAAGATGATCAATAA